One Ignavibacterium album JCM 16511 genomic region harbors:
- a CDS encoding sterol desaturase family protein: MINRADIISDVWNFIYNYLTGLSSAEKYSMLIIISAAVLFIILERIFPYNKGQEVLREGFFDDLALYTIAQSYILSIIIFSYIINFIDTTTGISRLKLFADVPIWIQLVFFTITHDIYIYWMHRWQHSNKWLWRIHEAHHSPKKVDWLSGSRSHALEILINQTVEFAPIVLLGSPPEVIAYKGVISAVWGMYIHSNIDVKTGWIQKIINGPEMHRWHHSTGKGRNRNFATKLAIWDWIWGTAFLPPAKPDEYGLKTFFPNNYFAQTLYAFRSFKRKKDSELVKD; encoded by the coding sequence ATGATAAATAGAGCTGATATAATTTCCGATGTTTGGAATTTTATCTATAACTATTTAACTGGCTTGTCATCAGCAGAAAAATATTCCATGCTGATTATCATTTCAGCTGCCGTTTTATTCATCATTCTTGAAAGAATTTTCCCTTATAACAAAGGTCAGGAAGTTTTAAGAGAAGGTTTCTTTGATGACCTTGCTCTTTATACAATTGCTCAGAGTTATATTCTCAGCATTATAATTTTCAGTTACATAATTAATTTTATCGATACGACTACTGGAATAAGCAGACTAAAGTTATTTGCTGATGTGCCAATTTGGATTCAGTTGGTCTTCTTTACAATCACACACGACATTTACATTTACTGGATGCATCGCTGGCAACACAGCAACAAATGGCTCTGGCGAATACACGAAGCTCATCACTCACCTAAAAAAGTTGACTGGCTTTCCGGCTCAAGATCGCATGCACTTGAAATTCTGATTAACCAAACAGTAGAGTTTGCACCAATTGTTTTACTTGGCTCTCCACCTGAAGTAATTGCTTACAAAGGTGTTATTAGCGCTGTGTGGGGAATGTATATTCACTCAAACATTGATGTTAAAACCGGTTGGATTCAGAAAATTATCAATGGTCCTGAAATGCATCGCTGGCATCACTCTACCGGCAAAGGACGAAACAGAAACTTTGCTACAAAACTCGCGATTTGGGATTGGATTTGGGGGACTGCATTTCTTCCACCTGCAAAACCTGATGAATACGGACTTAAAACATTTTTCCCAAATAATTATTTTGCGCAGACATTATACGCATTCAGAAGTTTCAAAAGAAAAAAAGACAGTGAATTAGTTAAAGATTAA
- a CDS encoding N-acetylneuraminate synthase family protein, giving the protein MKRREIKVADKIIGDGHPVFIIAEIGINHNGDLEIAKKMIEGAKKAGCDAVKFQKRTPELCVPKDQWNLERDTPWGRITYIEYRHKVEFGEKEYAEIDRYCKELGIMWFASCWDEPSVDFIEQFNPPIYKTPSASLTDFELLGKHKKLNKPVMMSTGMSTMEQIEAAVNFFGKDNLLLAHATSAYPCKNDELNLRMIETLRKKYPDIPIGYSGHEVGLAPTWAAVALGACFVERHITLDRAMWGTDQAASVEMGGLQRLVSNIRDIELALGDGIKKVYDSEKGQIQKLRRVK; this is encoded by the coding sequence ATGAAAAGAAGAGAAATAAAAGTTGCTGACAAAATAATCGGTGATGGTCATCCTGTTTTTATCATCGCTGAAATCGGAATTAATCATAACGGTGATTTGGAAATCGCCAAGAAGATGATTGAAGGTGCAAAAAAAGCCGGTTGCGATGCCGTAAAATTTCAGAAGAGAACTCCGGAACTTTGTGTTCCGAAAGACCAATGGAATCTTGAAAGAGATACTCCATGGGGTAGAATAACTTACATCGAATACCGCCATAAAGTTGAGTTTGGTGAAAAAGAATATGCAGAGATTGACCGTTACTGCAAAGAACTTGGAATAATGTGGTTTGCTTCCTGCTGGGATGAACCATCGGTAGATTTTATCGAACAATTCAATCCTCCGATTTATAAAACTCCTTCGGCATCACTCACAGATTTTGAATTGCTTGGCAAACATAAAAAGTTAAACAAACCGGTTATGATGTCAACCGGAATGTCAACGATGGAACAGATCGAAGCTGCTGTTAATTTCTTCGGAAAGGATAATCTTTTACTTGCTCATGCTACTTCTGCTTATCCTTGCAAAAATGATGAACTTAACCTTCGAATGATTGAAACTCTCAGAAAAAAATATCCTGATATTCCAATTGGTTATTCCGGACACGAAGTTGGTTTAGCACCAACCTGGGCTGCTGTTGCACTAGGAGCTTGTTTCGTTGAAAGGCACATTACACTTGATCGTGCTATGTGGGGAACTGATCAGGCAGCTTCTGTTGAAATGGGCGGTTTACAAAGACTTGTATCAAATATCCGTGATATAGAACTTGCATTAGGCGATGGAATAAAAAAAGTTTATGATAGCGAAAAGGGTCAGATTCAAAAACTAAGAAGAGTAAAATAA
- a CDS encoding KdsC family phosphatase has translation MVIDKKLAEKNLHLKSKAEKIKLIITDVDGVLTDTGIYYSPTGEALKRYSIRDGMGVERLRRYADIETIIITGENSGTVKSRAEKLKITQVYLGVKDKEALLEEIKRKNQLNSENIAYIGDDSNDYDIMKLVGFTATPADGMSFIKEISDYVCEAKGGYGAFREFAELIISLKQ, from the coding sequence ATGGTAATTGATAAAAAACTTGCAGAAAAAAATCTTCATCTAAAATCCAAAGCTGAAAAAATAAAATTGATTATAACTGATGTAGATGGAGTTTTAACAGACACAGGAATTTATTACTCCCCCACTGGTGAAGCATTGAAAAGATATTCTATTCGTGATGGAATGGGTGTTGAACGATTAAGAAGATATGCTGATATCGAAACCATAATAATTACAGGTGAGAACTCAGGAACAGTCAAGTCAAGAGCAGAAAAATTAAAAATCACTCAGGTTTATCTTGGAGTAAAAGATAAGGAAGCTTTGCTTGAGGAAATTAAAAGAAAAAATCAACTAAACTCTGAAAACATTGCCTACATTGGTGATGATTCTAATGATTATGATATTATGAAACTTGTTGGTTTCACCGCAACTCCTGCTGATGGCATGAGTTTCATTAAAGAAATTAGCGATTATGTATGCGAAGCGAAAGGTGGCTATGGAGCATTCAGAGAATTTGCTGAATTAATCATATCTCTAAAACAATAA
- a CDS encoding SDR family oxidoreductase has product MSNVKKLFDLTGKVAIVTGALGLIGKHHCFALSEAGANVVVTDLNENACKEFAKTLPTKSIGIGVNIIDKVSIENLRDKTLSEFGHIDILVNNAAINDMFENPQAAAELSMFENYPLEMWQKSLDVNVTGTFLCSQVIGTVMANQGKGSIINIASTYGMVGPDQSIYKKPDGTQSFYKSPAYPATKGAIINFTRFLAAYWGNKGVRVNTLSPGGVENNQDEFFIKNYSAKTMLGRMAAPTDYKGAIVFLASDASSYMTGANLVVDGGWTAW; this is encoded by the coding sequence ATGAGTAATGTGAAAAAATTATTTGACTTAACAGGAAAAGTTGCGATTGTAACCGGAGCGCTTGGCTTGATCGGAAAACATCATTGCTTTGCTTTGTCTGAAGCAGGTGCTAATGTAGTTGTAACAGATCTAAATGAAAATGCTTGTAAAGAATTTGCCAAGACTCTTCCGACTAAATCAATCGGAATTGGTGTGAATATCATCGACAAAGTATCAATTGAAAATCTAAGAGATAAAACTTTAAGTGAATTTGGACATATTGATATTCTTGTAAACAATGCCGCAATTAACGATATGTTTGAAAATCCACAAGCTGCCGCAGAACTTTCTATGTTTGAAAATTATCCGCTTGAAATGTGGCAAAAATCTCTTGATGTAAATGTAACAGGAACATTTCTTTGTTCGCAGGTGATCGGAACTGTAATGGCTAATCAGGGCAAAGGAAGTATTATCAATATTGCTTCAACTTATGGAATGGTTGGACCAGATCAATCAATTTATAAAAAACCGGATGGAACGCAGTCATTCTATAAATCACCTGCTTATCCTGCAACAAAAGGAGCAATAATTAATTTCACAAGATTTCTTGCCGCATATTGGGGAAATAAAGGAGTTCGCGTAAATACATTATCGCCTGGCGGAGTTGAAAATAATCAGGATGAATTTTTTATAAAAAATTATTCTGCCAAAACAATGCTTGGAAGAATGGCTGCCCCCACCGATTACAAAGGCGCAATTGTGTTCCTAGCAAGTGATGCTTCATCATATATGACTGGAGCTAATCTGGTAGTTGACGGAGGTTGGACAGCATGGTAA